ATTATTAAAAAAATTGAAATTAGTAGAAACTAATAGAAATTTATGGAAATTTGTTGTTTCCCACAATCAATTTCTACCTATTTCTATAAATTTCAATCTATTTCTATTATCTTATCTCCATATCTTCTTTATCTCCTTATCCCCCTTCTTACACTTCTAATGTATAACCTGAACGGTTACAATATTTCCAATAATTTTTCTTCGCTCTCGGTTCATTTTTCCCTATCCTTTTGGTCTTTGGTCTGTGGTCTTTAGTCTCTACTTCCTTATATTCATTCCCAAATCTTTTATCATCTGCATATCTAAACTTGCATCTCTTCCTGGCGTTGTTAAATAATTTCCGATGATTAATCCATTTGCCCCGGCTAATAAAGATAATGCTTGTAAATCCCTTAAATTCACCTCACGACCTCCAGCGATTTTAATGATTTTATCTTTTAAAATCAATCTAAAAATAGCAATTGTTTTTATTATCTCCAGCGGAGATAACGGTTTAACATTTGCTAAAGGTGTTCCTGGTATCGGATTTAAAATATTAATAGGAATACAATCTACATTCAGCTCTTTTAAGGCAAAGACAAATTTTATCCTTTCATCCCAATCCTCACCTAAGCCAATAATTCCTCCACAACAAACCTCTAATCCTACTTCTTTTAATATTTTTAAAGTAGATAATCTATCTTTATAAGAATGGGTCGTGCAGATTTGTTTAAAATAATTTTCCGATGTCTCAAGATTATGATTATATCTGCTCACTCCTGCATTTTTTAAAGCATAAGCCTTATCTTTTGTCAAAGTTCCCAGTGAACAATCTAATTTTAAGTTCGTTTCTTCTTTTATTCTCTTTAAAACACTAATAATCTTTTTGAAATCTGTGGTATCGGGTTTTTCTCCGCTAATGACAATACAGAATCTTGTTGCCCCTGAAATTTCTGCATCCTTAGCTGATTGTAAAATTTCTTCCTCACTCTTAAGAGAATAAACAGGTGTATCAGTTTTATAATGTCCAGACTGGCCACAGAATTGACAATCCTCTGAACACGCCCCTGATTTGGCATTTATAATAGAACATAAATCAATTCCTTCCCCACAATATTCCTTTCTTACTCTATTCGCTAAAGATACCAAATCTAAAATACTTTCTTTATCTAATTTAGAAAAGTATATTGCTTTACTAAAATGGAGCGGCTCACCCCGTAAAAGACTTTTAGAAATTTCTAATAATACTTGATTAACCATTCTTTATCTTATTTCCTCAATCCTAACTTCTGAATAATGTCCTGGTATCTATTTGTATCTTTTTGAGTTAGATAATTAAGTAATCTTCTCCTTTGTCCAACGAGTTTAAGCAATCCTCTTCGTGAATGATAATCTTTAACATGCACCTTAAAATGTTCAGTCAAATAATTAATTCGATCCGTCAATAGCGCTATCTGAACCTCTGGTGAACCTGTATCTTTTTCATGCATTCGATATTTTTCAATCAATGTTTGTTTTCCTTCTGTCGTTAATGACATTTGAGCACCTCCTTGTATTTGGTAATTGGTAACTGGTAATTGGTAATTAGTTACCAGTTACTTGCTTTTAATATTTGTTTTGCTTTATTTTCATCCTCGTTTAATTGTCTAATTAAACTATCCTGGTCTTTAAACGGTTTCTCATCCCGTATTCTTGTTATAAAAGAAACATTTAATTCTTTAAAATAAATTTCCTGATTAAAATCGAAGATATGGACTTCCAAATAGAGTTCTTTTTCTTCTCCAAATGTTGGACGATAGCCCAGATTAGCCACACCTTCATATCTTTCATCATCCATTTTTACCCTGACCGCATAGACACCTTTTTCAGGTAATAAAATTTCTTCATCCCATTTTAAGTTTGCAGTAGGATAACCAAGGATTCTTCCTCTTTTTGTGCCATGGATAACTTCGGCTCCAATCGTATAAGGTCGGGATAGAAGTAAATTTGCCTTTGCTACCTCCCCTTGCTTTAGATATTCCCTTATCCTTGTGCTACTAACAATTTCATCTTCCAATTTAACTGGCTCAACTACCTGTAATTTAAACCCTTTTTTTGCACTTAATTCTTGTAATAACTGGACATCCCCTTTTCTTCCTCTTCCAAATAAAAAATTTGTTCCAATCCACATTTGTTTCATTTTTAATTTATCAATGAGCACTTTTTCTATGAATTCCGTTGCCTCAAGGTTCATTATCTCTTGTTCAAAATCAGTAACTATGCACACATCCATACCCAGATGAGAAATAATGTTTAATCTCTGGTCAAGGGTAATTAATGGAGCAGGCATAGTTGATGATAATATTTTTCTTGGATGAATCTCAAAAGTCAAAAAAAGACTTGTAAGTCCTTTTTTTCTACAAGAATTAATCAGTCCTGTGATAATTTTTTGATGACCTAAATGCACTCCATCAAATACACCTATCGTTAATCCCACATTTTCATATTCAAATTGAGCTGGAATTCTCCAGAAAATTTTCATTTTAGACTGATAAAAGGTAACCGTTCAAGATATAGCCACAGAGTCACAGAGAACACAGAGAGAATATATAACCACGAATGAACACAAATACAAAAAGATTTGTAGTGCGAGGCTGTAGCCTCACTTCTGGCAAGCCAAAAGGTGAACCTAAAGGTTCCCACTACATTTATGGGATGTCAGCGATTAATTCGTGTGCATTTCTGGCTAATTCCCTTAATTCTCTGTGAACTCTGTGCCTCTGTGGCTGAACGCTTACGATAAAAGAACCTCTTCTACCTTAATTTTCCCTTCTATTAAATCTTTTAAGCCAATCGAATCTTCGATTTTGAAATTGCCACTTTTAATCCTTTTCAATGAGGTTAAATGTCCCCCTACCCCTAAAGCCTCACCTATATCTGCACATAAAGTCCGAATGTAAGTTCCGGAAGAACAAGTAACTTTAAATTCAAATTCATCCTGATGTATAAAATTTAAAAGTTTGATTTCAAATATCTTTACCTTTCGAGGTTGTCGTTCTACTTCCTTTCCAAGCCGGGCTAATTCATATAACCTTTTACCTTTATGATGTATTGCAGAAAACATAGGTGGAATTT
This genomic interval from bacterium contains the following:
- the rpsO gene encoding 30S ribosomal protein S15, with the translated sequence MSLTTEGKQTLIEKYRMHEKDTGSPEVQIALLTDRINYLTEHFKVHVKDYHSRRGLLKLVGQRRRLLNYLTQKDTNRYQDIIQKLGLRK
- the bioB gene encoding biotin synthase BioB; its protein translation is MVNQVLLEISKSLLRGEPLHFSKAIYFSKLDKESILDLVSLANRVRKEYCGEGIDLCSIINAKSGACSEDCQFCGQSGHYKTDTPVYSLKSEEEILQSAKDAEISGATRFCIVISGEKPDTTDFKKIISVLKRIKEETNLKLDCSLGTLTKDKAYALKNAGVSRYNHNLETSENYFKQICTTHSYKDRLSTLKILKEVGLEVCCGGIIGLGEDWDERIKFVFALKELNVDCIPINILNPIPGTPLANVKPLSPLEIIKTIAIFRLILKDKIIKIAGGREVNLRDLQALSLLAGANGLIIGNYLTTPGRDASLDMQMIKDLGMNIRK
- a CDS encoding bifunctional riboflavin kinase/FAD synthetase, which produces MKIFWRIPAQFEYENVGLTIGVFDGVHLGHQKIITGLINSCRKKGLTSLFLTFEIHPRKILSSTMPAPLITLDQRLNIISHLGMDVCIVTDFEQEIMNLEATEFIEKVLIDKLKMKQMWIGTNFLFGRGRKGDVQLLQELSAKKGFKLQVVEPVKLEDEIVSSTRIREYLKQGEVAKANLLLSRPYTIGAEVIHGTKRGRILGYPTANLKWDEEILLPEKGVYAVRVKMDDERYEGVANLGYRPTFGEEKELYLEVHIFDFNQEIYFKELNVSFITRIRDEKPFKDQDSLIRQLNEDENKAKQILKASNW
- the truB gene encoding tRNA pseudouridine(55) synthase TruB, whose amino-acid sequence is MIDGILNINKPAGMTSHDVVQCIRRLINQKKVGHAGTLDPQAEGVLILLLGKATKLSESLKSDSKEYLAEMKLGIKTTTQDAWGQIIEQKSNFTIQKKDIEKVLLDFEGEINQIPPMFSAIHHKGKRLYELARLGKEVERQPRKVKIFEIKLLNFIHQDEFEFKVTCSSGTYIRTLCADIGEALGVGGHLTSLKRIKSGNFKIEDSIGLKDLIEGKIKVEEVLLS